Proteins from a single region of Plasmodium brasilianum strain Bolivian I chromosome 13, whole genome shotgun sequence:
- a CDS encoding ATP synthase-associated protein, producing the protein MNEKCEEVKLKYYTCLNNSKRNPSKCKYIETELRECSKTTGESYCIDEINNLMECSRSPDSSVCAKDFFLFRECNRPDGPHMLMEDNKYVIATKHLDKYNVNNAIIGLADAPERNNTNTASFLQKMKETLHLKNFKEKFVAYKW; encoded by the exons atgaatgaaaaatgtGAAGAAGTAAAACTAAAATATTACACTTGTTTAAATAATAGCAAAAGAAACCCAAGCAAGTGCAAGTATATTGAAACTGAATTAAGGGAATGTTCAAAAac GACAGGGGAATCCTACTGCATAGATGAAATTAATAATCTAATGGAGTGCTCAAG ATCACCTGATTCTTCAGTTTGTGCTAAagatttttttcttttccgaGAATGTAACAGACCCGATGGACCACACATGCTCATGGAA GACAACAAATATGTAATTGCAACAAAGCATCTGGATAAATATAACGTCAATAATGCGATAATAGGATTAGCCGATGCACCTGAACGAAACAACACAAACACAGCATCCTTCttacaaaaaatgaaggaaACATTACAcctaaaaaattttaaggaaaaatttGTTGCATATAAATGGTGA